A region of the Salvelinus namaycush isolate Seneca chromosome 13, SaNama_1.0, whole genome shotgun sequence genome:
TGATGAGTTCAGTTTCCTTACTCAGATAAAAACCCTATTCCAACTGATCACTGAGCCATAGATCAACAACAACAGGCTTTGTACGGAGCTGCACTACTACTAGCTCACTAAAATAGTTAATTATAAACAGTCAATATCTGAAGTACTGGTCCAAGAACAGACCAAAGGTCTTCTTTCAGTTGGCATAATGTGATGAATTTGGTTGAATCATGAATAATGCATATTAAAAAGAAACCAACAGAAAATCTGGGGAAATATGGCTGCGTTTAGAccggcagcccaattctgatatttttaaCAATCACAACCACATCTTTTTCAGACCtgatcaaaagaccaattagtgagagaaaaaaatcagaattgggctgcctaaGTATCAATTGTCTCAGATTAGGagtgctgatcttggatcagaTACCCCCTTGTCCATGTTATATttttcattgtgatctaaaaggaaAAACATCCTAAAATCCACACTCCTAAtattactctgagacacttgatacGGCCCTGAAGTTAAATAATATTCAAAAGTTACAATTGTGTCTACAGACACATTTTATTGTCAATCTCAGGCAAGGAAGATACTAAATGTGGCAACCATTTTGATAATGATGTGACTAAGGCTAATAGTTTGCTCTACATTACAATGTATAAAAGAAAAGAGACAAAACCAAAGGGACTTCAATGACATCTTATGTGAACAGAATACTACTTCTATTAACAACAGCTTAAACATGATTGACACAAGCTTAAGAAACATCTGTCTCCACACAAACATATTCACACTgtaaagcaggggtgtcaaactcattccacggagggcctagtgtctgcaggtttttggtttttcctttcaataaagccctagacaaccaggtgtggggagttcctaactaattagtgatgttaattcatcaatcaagtacaagggaggagcgaaaacctgcagacactcggccccccgtggaatgagtttgacacctgtgctctagagactccttgtggcggccgggcgcctgcaggctgatctcggtcgtcagttgaacagtgtttccaccaacacattggtgcttctgggttaagcgggcggtTGTAAGGAagtgcggtttggcgggtcatgtttcagagaacGCGTGAcccgaccttcgcctcccgagcccattggggagttgcagcgatgagacggGAAAAGgtgtaaaatacaaaaaaactgaataataataatacaatttaaaaacaatTAAACTCTGGAAATATTTTTCTTTTTTACACATATGTGCCTACCCCTTTTTtggggtaggcacaaaactaccttcacTCTTCCATCCGTTTTTTAAATCGGtactggttaccttcagacaagtcccgtgacacttgtgggcgTCCATTAGTTTGTAGCCCTAACGGTCCGGACGTTACCAAACAGAATTTAGCACATAGACGGTACTGACTTCAGATGAGACTCCAGGCACTTgtaggggtcgtagagcaaagcgtagaacaccatcgtgttcgtgagagtctatCCATACAGTGGTcaatagtttgtaggtcaaactgttcggacgctacagatgattttcgggatgtctcatggtctgacaaacaccactctagctctgtcacctttcactgcagatgttGAAGTGTGACACTGGCGGATGCgttggattgagacgcatccaatgcaaaaaaacagacacagtatctctagcttaaactgacgggttttgatggggatttttttgttATGCAACTTAGACTGACACACCGGTTTGTCAATCGACCCCACCGGGTTAATTTGTTAATTAACTAATTAATTCATCCATTCAGTCATTCGTTCATTCATCCATTGATTGATCAGGGTTGTTACCTGTCAAGTGTTCTCTGCAGCAGtgcggtggcagcatcaggctCGGCCCTCTGGAAGGCCTGGTACATGGAGAAGGACTCCATGAAGCCCACTATGTTCCTCACTGAGATCTGCTGCTTCAGTGGGATACACTCAATCCTGAAAGAAGAACAGATACCCACACACTGTTGAATTGAGAAGAGAGTCAGTGGATGCCCTAAGCTCCCAAGGGGGCCAAGAGGGTTAAGTCAAGTAAGTCATAATATTGAATACTCCTGCAGTTTATTGAGTACAACATTTGATTTTGACCACCTGAGAGTCACTAGGTGTGAGTACATTacttctgtatatatatatttatatatatttcattCTCAAATAGAAACTCAGAGACGCAGGGTCAAAGTCACACCATGAGAAGTGTTTTAATGTGTAACAGGCTGTTCTACTGGGTTCCCACAGAGGCTGTATGAGTTACCTCTCTTTGTCAGGGAAGGGGATAGCAGCGTAAAGCTCCCTTAGTTTGGTGTTGGCCACTGCTAACTGTGTGCTGGTGTATGGTAACAGCACCTTCTTGAACTGGGGATAGCAAAGTCAAATCTCAGTCAGGAAACAGTCAGGAAAAGTGTTACTTATATCAAACAAAGAATTATGAGGGTTTGTTGTATCATACAAGTGATCCCATGGAAATTAAACTATTTTTCACAAGAGAAATGTCTCAATATGGCAgcaaacaatttttttttaagcATACTGTAGATGAAAACAACAATTGTACTTAGTACCCAACGAAAATAAACATATGATACACTAAACCGATTAAGTAGCATTGGTTTGTCACCATAAAAATAGAACGTCATTCTAGTTCTGTGTTTTTCACCTCATCAAAGATGTCAGTGAGTCTGTTCCCACATGAGCTGTAATGGAGTCTGAAGTTATCAGCAAAGCCAAGCAGAGCCATGCAGCCGCAAGGCTTCAGGACCCGGCCTGCCTCCAAGAGCAACCGCTTCTGGTCAAACCAATGGGCCGCTGAGGCTGCAGTCAGTAGGTCCACAGAACCATCCGGAAACGGCAGCTCCTCTGCTGTCCCTTTCCTGTAAGTATTAAGACACAGCACCAAACATTGAGGATTTCTACATAAACTAACATATTAACTAGGGGCCTATTGAAAGTGGGAAGCTACTGCTGACCTTTGTGCTGAGTGTAATTGACCGTCTCTGCAGATTGCCATCACTGTTTCTTTTTAAACAACATACACGTTGGTTTTACTAGCCAAGTGTGGACCAAAACAtttattcccattcaaaatcctattatGCCTAAACCCTAActctaaatctaaccctaacccctaaataAACCTAACCAAACTCTAAAATAGCAGTTTTTGTTAATGTATGGGGAATggcaaaatgtccccacttgtcacattttccttgttttactatccttgtgaggactttgACCTCAAAAGGATAGTAAGGttaaacacacatagacacattCAAATACCTGTAGGTGATGTTGTTGAACCCTGCTACTGCCCTGGCCTCCTCCAGTTGGCACTCGCTGATGTCGATGCCCACCACTTTCTGGAAGTGTGAGGCCAGCAGGCGTGAGTTCTGCCCCGTCCCACAGCCCAGGTCCACAGCTAGGGCATGAGGCTGGACTTTCTGAAGAGAGGGGACCAGTGAGACACTATATAACTTGCCTTCACTAAAGGAgagtgatagctagtgatagtgTAAATGTGATGATCAATACAACTGttctaaagtttggggtcacttagaaatgtccttgttttttaaagaaaagctaattttttgtccattaaaataacatcaaattgatcagaaatacagtgtagacattgttaatgttgtaaatgactattgtagctgtaaacggctgatttttaatggaatatctgcataggcgtacagaggcccattatcagcaaccatcactcctgtgttccaatggcacgttgagttagctaatccaagtttatcattttaaaaaggctaattgatcattagaaaaccttttgcaattatgttagcacagctaaagGGTTTTCTAGACATTCCCTAaagaaatctgccatttccagctacattagtcatttacaacattaacaatgtctactgtatttctgatcaatttgaagttattttaaaatggacaaaaaaaatgcttttctttctaaaacaaggaaacttctaagtgaccccaaacttgtgaacggtagtgtgtgtgttattatataTAACACTCTGGTCTTTGCTAAATAGGTATTTCAAGCTTACGGTAATAACGTAAGATAATGGATGACAGTTTAGTGACCTATTGTCGCAATACTCAAAAGCATTTAGAAACAGGAAATGGTTGAGATAATGTTTATATCGGATTTAAAATGTCATAGTCCTGAAATATTATGCAATAGAAATGAAAGTGAAAAATGCCCTCTCTCGGACACTGTGTGGAAGCATTACACCAAAGACTTATCTTAGACAACCTAAGATTTGTCTTAGCTGCCAACTGTACAAGTCTAACGTCATGTAAAAGACAGTCtataacagtaatattatcttTGCTTGGCTCACCTTCCTTTCCAGGTAATGCAGGATGATGTCTCTGATCTCCTCTGGGGGTACAAAGCGATACCTCTGGTAGATAGAGGCATGGTGTTTCTCCTCAAACAGCCGGTGGGTCATGGTGCTCTGCTGTCGTCTGCTCCGCTAGCCTAGTGCTCCTTCCAGCTTGCAGTGActcagcagacagagacagacctgCTCCTTCACTAGGACCTTTTAATCATTACATAGGAGATACATATAAGGAGTAGGACAGAGGAGGCTACTGGTAGTAGTCACTCAGTCACAGAGAGGTTTAAAGAGACACCTGAGCTGCTAAGATCAAATAACTTGTCACCTCTTGACAAATTGCAAAACACTGATTTGTGTGTGATGTTCTTGTGTGGAACGATAATGTCCGATAACGGCCACATTAATGACATGCCTATAGATAAACTAGTGGTTTAAAACATCTCATACATAtttccattttattttttataaaaacagTCAAACGCCTGGCAAAAGTTTGTTATACATGTACTGCAtgcatttatactgaacaaaaatctaaaaacacaacgtgcaacaatttcaaagatttgacagAGTTACAgctcataaggaaatcagtcaattgaaatacatttattacaccctaatatatggatttcacatgattgggaatacagatatggatCTGTTGGTCACAGGTATCTTACAAAAGGtatgggcgtggatcagaaaaccagtcagtatctggtgtgacgaCCATGTCTCATGCAGGGTGAcatcttcgcatagagttgattaggCTGTTGAGCGTGGGATGTTGTGTCActctttaatggctgtgcgaaATTTCTttatattggtgggaactggaacacgctgtcgtacaaatcaatccagagcatccaaaacatTCTCAATGGGGgacatatctggtgagtatgcaggccatggaagaattgggacattttcagcttcgaGGAATTGTCTACAGAttcttgcaacatggggccgtacattataatgctgaaacatgaggtgatggtggcagctgaatggtacgacaatgggcctctggatctcatcatggtatctctgtgcattcaatttgtcatcgataaaatgcaaatgtgttcgttatccgtagcttatgcttgcccataccataacctcaccatggggaactctgttcacaaggTTGACATCAGTAAACCACTCCCCacacacatggtctgcggttgtacaaccaaattctctaaaacgacattggaggatTATGGAAGataaacattaaattatctggcaacagcccTAGTGGaaattcctgtagtcagcatgccaattgcacactccctcaaaacttgagacatctgtggcattgtgttgtgacaaagctTCAcattttgtccccagcacaaggtgcacctgtgtaatgatcatgctattgattcagcttcttgatatgtcacaagtggatggattatcttggcaaaggagaaatgatcACCAACAGGGATGCAATCAAGTTTGTGCatttggaaaatgtctgggatcttttatttcagctcattaaaaccaacactttacatattgtgtttacatttttgttcattgattgtGAAACTAGACTGGGTCCTATCAAACATTTTCTAAACAATAGCAAAACAGAAGAACAAGTACAGACATTTAATTAGTCTTCTGAAAGTTTGCAATGAAGTTATACGCAATTGTAATGTCAAATATAACAAAATCACCTTACACAATGTAATGCAGCTTGTAGAGCTGTGTGTTTCTCATCTGAAAATTTCACCACAAGCAACATTGCCAGGACTGGTTGGTCTTTTCGCGGGTAGGAATGCGAGacaatatatccacaggaaagtagaATTAAATCATATTTTCAAACCCCTGGTAGTGCCTGAAACACGCAAACAGGATGAAAACACATGTAAGCCATGCATGGCCATTTGCCGAGATGCTGCACGTGTTTCTGCACATCCTTCAGATGATGGTAGTGTATTCACATTCCTAACACCTTAAAGTTGATTTCATTATACTTTCCTGCGGATATATAGTCTCACATTAATACTGGCATAACTGATACATTTACG
Encoded here:
- the LOC120058314 gene encoding putative methyltransferase DDB_G0268948; amino-acid sequence: MTHRLFEEKHHASIYQRYRFVPPEEIRDIILHYLERKKVQPHALAVDLGCGTGQNSRLLASHFQKVVGIDISECQLEEARAVAGFNNITYRKGTAEELPFPDGSVDLLTAASAAHWFDQKRLLLEAGRVLKPCGCMALLGFADNFRLHYSSCGNRLTDIFDEFKKVLLPYTSTQLAVANTKLRELYAAIPFPDKERIECIPLKQQISVRNIVGFMESFSMYQAFQRAEPDAATALLQRTLDR